The proteins below come from a single Kryptolebias marmoratus isolate JLee-2015 linkage group LG12, ASM164957v2, whole genome shotgun sequence genomic window:
- the LOC119617532 gene encoding histone H3-like: MAKTKHNAHISIGDKARRKQLATKASCKNTPATSRVKKPHLYRIGTVALREIDHYQKSTELLIQKLPFSHLVQEITQDFKTDLSLQSSAVMAPQEASEAHLVGLFEDTRAKDTSGQTATRDPFVIKGGEQDEPRAQTH, translated from the coding sequence atggccaaaaccaAGCACAATGCCCATATATCCATCGGAGATAAAGCTcgcaggaagcagctcgccaccaaagcttccTGCAAGAACACACCAGCCACCAGccgagtgaagaagcctcatctcTACAGGATCGGTactgtggctctcagggagatcgaCCACTACCAGAAatccactgagctgctcatccagaagctgcccttctcgcacctggtccaggagatcacccaggacttcaagaccgacctgagcttgCAGAGCTCAGccgtcatggctccgcaggaggccagcgaggctcacctggtgggactctttgaaGACACCAGGGCcaaggacacatcgggacagaccgctacaagagacccttttGTCATAAAGGGTGGAGAGCAAGATGAACCCAGGGCGCAGACTCACTAG